Proteins co-encoded in one Cynocephalus volans isolate mCynVol1 chromosome 11, mCynVol1.pri, whole genome shotgun sequence genomic window:
- the TREX1 gene encoding three-prime repair exonuclease 1: protein MDSKAPPSGPMQTLIFLDLEATGLPFSKPKVTELCLLAIHRCALESPPTSQGRPPIVPPPPRVVDKLSLCVAPGKACSPAASEITGLSTAELAAHGRQCFDDNLANLLLGFLQRQPQPWCLVAHNGDRFDFPLLRAELAMLDLASALDSAFCVDSIAALKALERATSPSEHGPRKSYSLGSIYTRLYGQAPPDSHTAEGDVLALLSICQWRPQALLRWVDTHARPFSTIKPMYGITASAGTNSRPSVVTATVPVATARNTSPSLGGTRRPKALPPVKGPVAPPREGLLAPLGLLAFLTLAVATLYGLSLATPGQ from the coding sequence ATGGACTCGAAGGCCCCGCCCTCGGGTCCCATGCAGACCCTCATCTTCTTGGACCTGGAGGCCACTGGCCTGCCCTTCTCTAAGCCCAAGGTCACGGAGCTGTGCCTACTGGCCATCCACAGATGTGCTCTGGAGAGCCCCCCGACCTCTCAGGGGCGACCTCCCATAGTGCCCCCACCACCCCGAGTGGTGGACAAGCTCTCCCTGTGCGTGGCTCCAGGGAAGGCTTGTAGCCCGGCAGCAAGCGAGATCACAGGTCTGAGCACAGCTGAGCTGGCAGCACATGGGCGTCAATGTTTCGATGACAACCTGGCCAACCTGCTCCTAGGCTTCCTACAGCGCCAGCCACAGCCCTGGTGCCTTGTGGCACACAATGGGGACCGCTTTGACTTCCCCCTGCTCCGGGCAGAACTGGCTATGCTGGACCTTGCCAGTGCTCTGGATAGTGCCTTCTGTGTGGACAGCATTGCAGCCTTGAAGGCCCTGGAACGAGCTACTAGCCCCTCAGAGCATGGCCCAAGGAAGAGCTACAGTCTGGGCAGCATCTACACACGCCTGTATGGGCAGGCCCCGCCAGACTCACACACCGCTGAGGGTGACGTCCTAGCCCTGCTCAGCATCTGTCAGTGGAGGCCACAGGCCCTGCTGCGGTGGGTGGATACTCATGCCAGGCCCTTCAGCACCATCAAGCCCATGTATGGGATCACAGCCTCTGCTGGGACCAACTCAAGGCCATCCGTTGTCACAGCCACTGTACCCGTGGCCACAGCCAGAAACACTAGTCCCAGCCTTGGTGGAACCAGAAGACCCAAGGCTCTTcctccagtgaagggccctgtAGCCCCACCCAGGGAGGGACTGCTGGCTCCCTTAGGCCTGCTGGCCTTCCTGACCTTGGCAGTAGCCACACTTTATGGACTGTCCCTGGCCACACCTGGGCAGTAG
- the SHISA5 gene encoding protein shisa-5 isoform X1 codes for MVAWAPAPRILLLLLLLPPPPGAHSELCITSHGRNLFPESCPDFCCGSCYNQYCCSDVLKKFVWNEERCAVPEASVPTDMKPLEQLGSALRFRSSLDSDPMSGFGATVAIGLTIFVLSIVTIIICFTCSCCCLYKMCRRPRPVVTTTTATTVVHAPYPQPPSVPPSYPGPTYQGYHPMPPQPGMPAAPYPTQYPPPYLAQPMGPPAYHETLAGSAAAPYPASQPPYNPAYMDPPKAAP; via the exons CCCATAGTGAGTTGTGTATAACCTCCCATGGACGCAACCTCTTCCCCGAGTCCTGTCCTGATTTCTGCTGTGGTTCCTGTTATAACCAATATTGCTGCTCTGATGTGCTGAAGAAATTTGTGTGGAACGAGGAAAGATGTGCTGTGCCTGAGGCCAG CGTGCCCACCGACATGAAGCCGCTGGAGCAGCTGGGCTCAGCGCTGAGGTTTCGCTCCAGTTTGGACAGTGACCCCATGTCAGG GTTTGGAGCAACTGTGGCCATCGGCCTGACCATCTTTGTGCTCTCtattgtcaccatcatcatctgcttcacctgctcctgctgctgtttGTACAAGATGTGCCGCCGACCGCGTC CGGTTGtgaccaccaccacagccactactgTGGTGCACGCCCCTTACCCTCAGCCTCCAAGTGTGCCACCCAGCTACCCTGGACCGACCTACCAGGGCTACCATCCCATGCCTCCCCAGCCAGGGATGCCAGCAGCACCCTACCCGACACAGTACCCACCACCCTACCTGGCCCAGCCCATGGGCCCACCAGCCTACCACGAGACATTGGCTG gaAGTGCAGCTGCGCCCTACCCTGCTAGCCAGCCTCCGTACAACCCAGCCTACATGGATCCCCCAAAGGCAGCCCCCTGA
- the SHISA5 gene encoding protein shisa-5 isoform X2, whose amino-acid sequence MGFGATVAIGLTIFVLSIVTIIICFTCSCCCLYKMCRRPRPVVTTTTATTVVHAPYPQPPSVPPSYPGPTYQGYHPMPPQPGMPAAPYPTQYPPPYLAQPMGPPAYHETLAGSAAAPYPASQPPYNPAYMDPPKAAP is encoded by the exons ATGGG GTTTGGAGCAACTGTGGCCATCGGCCTGACCATCTTTGTGCTCTCtattgtcaccatcatcatctgcttcacctgctcctgctgctgtttGTACAAGATGTGCCGCCGACCGCGTC CGGTTGtgaccaccaccacagccactactgTGGTGCACGCCCCTTACCCTCAGCCTCCAAGTGTGCCACCCAGCTACCCTGGACCGACCTACCAGGGCTACCATCCCATGCCTCCCCAGCCAGGGATGCCAGCAGCACCCTACCCGACACAGTACCCACCACCCTACCTGGCCCAGCCCATGGGCCCACCAGCCTACCACGAGACATTGGCTG gaAGTGCAGCTGCGCCCTACCCTGCTAGCCAGCCTCCGTACAACCCAGCCTACATGGATCCCCCAAAGGCAGCCCCCTGA